In the genome of Sphingomonas naphthae, one region contains:
- a CDS encoding DUF2849 domain-containing protein, with protein MKLLTGNDLVTGDVTWWAGGEWSRHVADAVDVGSEGEAIGAREEAALRVNGPVVIDATATPEGPRPAHIKDRIRAYGPTVRPDLAILPADRLAGSWVI; from the coding sequence GTGAAACTGTTGACGGGAAACGATCTGGTGACGGGCGACGTCACCTGGTGGGCCGGCGGCGAATGGTCGCGCCATGTGGCGGACGCGGTCGATGTCGGCAGCGAGGGCGAGGCGATCGGCGCGCGCGAGGAAGCGGCGCTCAGGGTCAACGGCCCGGTCGTGATCGACGCGACGGCGACGCCCGAAGGCCCCCGCCCCGCCCACATCAAGGACCGCATCCGCGCCTATGGCCCGACGGTGCGGCCCGATCTGGCGATCCTGCCGGCCGACAGACTGGCCGGGAGCTGGGTGATATGA
- a CDS encoding protein adenylyltransferase SelO family protein, translating to MPIPPTPSPFRPETALLGQTAIIDPVEAADFPQTILRFRNDRWAKAVGLDGLSDAEWLAHFGRFAPLAGSLPQPLALRYHGHQFRSYNPDIGDGRGFTFAQLRDGAGRLLDLGTKGSGTTPYSRFGDGRLTLKGGVREVLATEMLEALGVETSKSFSLIETGEALQRGDEPSPTRSSVLVRLGHGHIRIGSFQRLAWVKDAEGMRALADYALRELYGEAPGNDPGAQLLALTVERTARLAASYMAAGFVHGVLNSDNINVTGESFDYGPWRFTPLWDGGFTAAYFDHQGLYAFGRQPQAIQWDVAQLALSLRQISGDEPLTEALDAFPAAYERHHIAAMLGRLGVKPRGDEADLTLLQAFDRAMAEGMVEIDRAFFDWRGGRRRGDSPADAAYATPLFTAFADLVAGYAPSVSLDHPYWADEAPCSMHIDEVEAIWARIAEDDDWSLFEAKVAAVRRMGEAHNPPLQGEVAAGG from the coding sequence ATGCCGATACCGCCAACCCCGTCGCCCTTCCGCCCCGAAACCGCGCTGCTGGGGCAGACGGCGATCATCGATCCGGTCGAGGCGGCGGACTTTCCGCAGACGATCCTGCGCTTTCGCAACGATCGCTGGGCGAAGGCGGTCGGGCTGGACGGGCTGAGCGATGCCGAGTGGCTGGCGCATTTCGGGCGGTTCGCGCCGCTGGCGGGGTCGCTGCCGCAGCCGCTGGCGCTGCGCTACCATGGCCACCAGTTCCGATCGTACAATCCCGATATCGGCGACGGGCGCGGCTTCACCTTCGCGCAGCTGCGCGACGGCGCGGGGCGGCTGCTCGATCTGGGCACCAAGGGTTCCGGCACCACCCCCTACAGCCGCTTCGGCGACGGGCGGCTGACTCTGAAAGGCGGCGTGCGCGAGGTGCTGGCGACCGAGATGCTGGAGGCGCTCGGCGTCGAGACGAGCAAGAGCTTCTCGCTGATCGAGACCGGCGAGGCGCTCCAGCGCGGCGATGAGCCCTCCCCTACCCGCTCGTCGGTGCTGGTGCGGCTGGGCCATGGCCACATCCGCATCGGCAGCTTCCAGCGGCTGGCGTGGGTGAAGGATGCCGAGGGGATGCGCGCGCTGGCGGATTATGCGTTGCGCGAACTTTATGGCGAGGCGCCGGGCAACGATCCGGGCGCGCAATTGCTGGCGCTGACGGTGGAGCGCACCGCGCGACTGGCGGCTTCCTACATGGCGGCCGGCTTCGTCCATGGCGTGCTCAATTCGGACAATATCAACGTCACTGGCGAGAGCTTCGATTACGGCCCGTGGCGCTTCACGCCCTTGTGGGACGGCGGGTTCACGGCGGCCTATTTCGACCATCAGGGCCTCTACGCCTTCGGCCGCCAGCCGCAGGCGATCCAGTGGGACGTGGCGCAACTGGCGCTGTCGCTCCGCCAGATTTCGGGCGACGAGCCGCTGACCGAGGCGCTCGACGCCTTCCCCGCCGCCTATGAGCGCCATCATATCGCGGCGATGCTGGGCCGGCTGGGCGTGAAGCCGCGCGGCGACGAGGCGGACCTGACCCTGTTGCAGGCGTTCGACCGGGCGATGGCCGAGGGTATGGTCGAGATCGACCGCGCCTTCTTCGACTGGCGCGGCGGGCGGCGGCGCGGGGATTCCCCGGCGGACGCGGCCTATGCGACCCCGCTGTTCACCGCCTTCGCCGATCTGGTCGCGGGCTATGCGCCGAGCGTCTCGCTGGATCATCCCTATTGGGCGGACGAGGCGCCCTGTTCGATGCATATCGACGAGGTCGAGGCGATCTGGGCGCGGATCGCGGAAGACGACGACTGGTCGCTGTTCGAGGCGAAGGTGGCGGCGGTGCGGCGGATGGGTGAGGCCCACAATCCTCCCCTGCAAGGGGAGGTGGCAGCCGGAGGCTGA
- the cobA gene encoding uroporphyrinogen-III C-methyltransferase, producing MASLLDPDARGRVILVGAGPGDPGLLTIRAVEALRAADVVVHDGLIDPAVLDYAPEHAQRISVAKSRDRHTLPQEAINALIIAHVKAGSIVVRLKGGDPFVFGRGGEEVEAVRAAGLRVEVVPGVSAALGCAADAMLPLTHRDWSSAVSFVAGQCKGLTEQNWAGLAGQGRTLVIYMGVTCSALIADKLMADGVAPDMPVAVLERGTYADARAMRTLLADLGDMVAREAVKSPAIIIVGEVVLLSDAEDKLKALAQQAQAMTGVS from the coding sequence ATGGCAAGTCTCCTCGATCCCGATGCGCGTGGCCGCGTCATCCTCGTCGGCGCGGGGCCGGGCGATCCCGGCCTGCTGACGATCCGCGCGGTCGAGGCGCTGCGCGCCGCCGACGTCGTGGTGCATGACGGGCTGATCGATCCAGCGGTGCTGGATTATGCGCCCGAACATGCCCAGCGCATTTCCGTGGCCAAGAGCCGTGACCGGCATACGCTGCCGCAGGAGGCGATCAACGCGCTCATCATCGCCCATGTGAAGGCGGGGTCGATCGTGGTGCGGCTGAAGGGCGGCGACCCGTTCGTGTTCGGGCGCGGCGGCGAGGAGGTCGAGGCGGTGCGCGCGGCCGGCCTGCGGGTCGAGGTGGTGCCGGGTGTCTCGGCGGCGCTCGGTTGCGCGGCGGATGCGATGCTGCCGCTTACCCATCGTGACTGGTCGAGCGCGGTCAGTTTCGTCGCGGGCCAGTGCAAGGGGCTGACCGAGCAGAATTGGGCGGGTCTGGCCGGACAGGGCCGCACGCTCGTGATCTACATGGGCGTCACCTGCTCCGCGCTGATCGCGGACAAATTGATGGCGGACGGCGTCGCGCCCGACATGCCGGTGGCGGTGCTGGAGCGCGGCACCTATGCCGACGCCCGCGCGATGCGGACATTGCTGGCCGATCTCGGCGACATGGTGGCGCGCGAGGCGGTCAAGAGCCCGGCGATCATCATCGTCGGCGAAGTGGTCCTGCTGTCGGACGCCGAGGACAAATTGAAGGCACTGGCGCAACAGGCCCAGGCCATGACGGGGGTCTCGTGA
- a CDS encoding nitrite/sulfite reductase: MYQYDTYDQALVDTRVEEFRDQVARRLSGAMTEDQFKPLRLMNGLYLQLHAYMLRVAIPYGTLSAVQMRVLGDIARRYDKGYGHFTTRQNLQFNWIKLEDTPDILAELAKVEMHAIQTSGNCIRNISSDQFAGAAAEEVCDPRPWAELLRQWSTFHPEFTYLPRKFKIAVVASESDRAAVRLHDIGLQLRHNEAGELGLRVFVGGGMGRTPMIGPLLRDFLPAGDFLSYMEAALRVYNRYGRRDNIYKARIKILVHEIGIEAYAAQVEEEFLAVKALGIDPPPAELARITAFFADPAFEADAADAIDRTDPDFALWVDQQVHAHKQPGYAIATISLKPIGGIPGDASADQIDLMADLAEKYSFGELRITHAQNVVLPHVRKADLYAIWQALDAAGLATPNLDLVSDIIACPGLDYCALANARSIPVAQKIAERFADIERQRDLGELKLKISGCINACGHHHAGHIGILGVDKKGEENYQLSFGGSGAEDASLAKIIGPGFTEDGVVDAVEKACDTYLSLRTDGERFLDTYRRVGLQPFKEAIYG; encoded by the coding sequence ATGTACCAGTACGACACCTACGATCAGGCCCTCGTCGACACCCGCGTCGAGGAATTCCGCGATCAGGTCGCCCGCCGCCTGTCGGGCGCGATGACCGAGGATCAGTTCAAGCCGCTGCGGCTGATGAACGGCCTCTACCTCCAGCTGCACGCCTATATGCTGCGCGTCGCCATCCCCTATGGCACGCTCAGCGCCGTGCAGATGCGCGTGCTGGGCGATATCGCGCGGCGCTACGACAAGGGCTACGGGCACTTCACCACCCGCCAGAACCTCCAGTTCAACTGGATCAAGCTGGAGGATACGCCCGACATCCTGGCCGAGCTGGCCAAGGTGGAGATGCACGCCATCCAGACCAGCGGCAATTGCATCCGCAACATCTCGTCGGACCAGTTCGCCGGCGCCGCGGCGGAAGAGGTGTGCGATCCGCGCCCCTGGGCCGAATTGCTGCGCCAGTGGAGCACCTTCCACCCCGAATTCACCTATCTGCCGCGCAAGTTCAAGATCGCCGTGGTGGCGTCGGAGAGCGACCGCGCGGCGGTGCGGCTGCACGATATCGGGCTACAGCTTCGCCATAACGAGGCGGGCGAACTGGGCCTGCGCGTGTTCGTCGGCGGGGGCATGGGCCGCACGCCGATGATCGGGCCGCTGCTGCGCGACTTCCTGCCGGCGGGCGACTTCCTGAGCTACATGGAAGCAGCACTTCGCGTGTACAATCGCTACGGCCGGCGCGACAATATCTACAAGGCGCGCATCAAGATCCTCGTCCACGAGATCGGGATCGAGGCGTACGCCGCCCAGGTCGAGGAGGAATTCCTCGCGGTGAAGGCGCTCGGCATCGATCCGCCGCCCGCCGAACTGGCGCGGATCACCGCCTTCTTCGCCGATCCCGCTTTCGAGGCGGACGCGGCGGATGCGATCGATCGCACCGATCCCGATTTCGCTCTTTGGGTGGATCAGCAGGTCCACGCCCACAAGCAACCCGGCTATGCCATCGCCACGATCAGCCTGAAGCCGATCGGCGGCATCCCCGGCGACGCCTCGGCCGACCAGATCGACCTGATGGCCGACCTCGCCGAAAAGTACAGCTTCGGCGAACTGCGGATCACCCATGCGCAGAATGTCGTGCTGCCGCACGTCCGCAAGGCCGATCTGTACGCCATCTGGCAGGCGCTCGACGCGGCCGGCCTCGCCACGCCGAACCTCGATCTGGTGAGCGACATCATCGCCTGCCCCGGCCTCGATTATTGCGCGCTGGCCAACGCCCGCTCGATCCCGGTGGCGCAGAAGATCGCCGAACGCTTCGCCGATATCGAGCGGCAGCGCGATCTGGGCGAGCTGAAGCTCAAAATCTCGGGCTGCATCAACGCCTGCGGCCACCACCATGCCGGCCACATCGGCATCCTCGGCGTCGACAAGAAGGGCGAGGAAAATTACCAGCTCTCGTTCGGCGGATCGGGCGCGGAGGATGCGAGCCTCGCCAAGATCATCGGCCCCGGCTTCACCGAGGACGGCGTGGTCGATGCTGTCGAGAAAGCGTGCGACACCTATCTGTCGCTCCGCACCGACGGCGAACGCTTCCTCGACACCTATCGCCGCGTGGGGCTCCAGCCGTTCAAGGAGGCGATCTATGGGTAA
- a CDS encoding NAD(P)H-dependent flavin oxidoreductase, with protein MFKGVRPILYGGREVWPLIEGGKGVAVSDHNSSGAWAAAGGIGTVSAVNADSYDPDGKIIPQVYRALTRRARHDELVEYAIEGAVQQVKRAFDISGGKGAININVLWEMGGAQRVLHGVLERTRGLVAGVTCGAGMPYKLSEIAASYGVNYLPIVSSGRAFSALWKRAYSKAAEWLAGVVYEDPWLAGGHNGLSNAEDPRAPQDPYPRVKALRDTMRTGGISDDVPIIMAGGVWHLKDWDHWIDNPELGQIAFQFGTRPLLTQESPIPEAWKQRLMELDEGDILLHRFSPTGFYSSAVRNPFLRNLEARSDRQIAFSGEAAGDHQYQLDVGVKGKSFWVTLGDLHRAREWYGLGYTAALKTPDNTLVFVTPEEMKVIRKDQADCMGCLSQCSFSAWADTEGNSTGRLADPRSFCIQKTLQDIAHGGDIDQNLMFAGHAAYKFKQDPFYSNGFVPTVKQLVDRILTGH; from the coding sequence TTGTTCAAGGGTGTGCGCCCGATCCTGTATGGCGGGCGCGAGGTCTGGCCGCTGATCGAAGGTGGCAAGGGCGTCGCGGTTTCCGACCATAACAGCTCCGGCGCCTGGGCGGCCGCAGGCGGGATCGGCACCGTCTCCGCCGTCAACGCCGACAGCTACGATCCCGATGGCAAGATCATCCCGCAGGTCTATCGCGCGCTCACGCGCCGCGCCCGGCATGACGAGCTGGTCGAATATGCGATCGAGGGCGCCGTCCAGCAGGTGAAGCGCGCCTTCGACATTTCCGGCGGCAAGGGCGCCATCAACATCAACGTGTTGTGGGAAATGGGCGGCGCGCAGCGGGTGCTGCATGGCGTGCTGGAACGGACGCGCGGCCTGGTCGCGGGCGTCACCTGCGGCGCGGGCATGCCTTACAAGCTGTCCGAGATCGCCGCGTCCTATGGCGTCAACTACCTGCCGATCGTCAGCTCGGGCCGCGCTTTCTCGGCGCTGTGGAAGCGGGCCTATTCCAAGGCGGCCGAATGGCTGGCGGGCGTGGTCTATGAGGATCCGTGGCTGGCCGGCGGCCACAATGGCCTGTCCAACGCCGAGGACCCGCGCGCCCCGCAGGACCCCTATCCGCGCGTCAAGGCGCTGCGCGATACGATGCGCACCGGCGGCATTTCGGACGACGTGCCGATCATCATGGCCGGCGGCGTATGGCACCTGAAGGATTGGGATCACTGGATCGACAATCCCGAACTCGGCCAGATCGCCTTCCAATTCGGCACGCGGCCGTTGCTGACGCAGGAGAGCCCCATCCCGGAGGCATGGAAGCAGCGGCTGATGGAACTGGACGAGGGCGATATCCTCCTCCACCGCTTCTCGCCGACCGGCTTCTATTCCTCGGCCGTCCGCAACCCCTTCCTGCGCAACCTCGAGGCGCGCTCGGATCGCCAGATCGCCTTTTCCGGTGAAGCGGCGGGCGACCATCAATATCAGCTCGACGTGGGCGTGAAGGGCAAGAGCTTCTGGGTGACGCTGGGCGATCTGCACCGCGCCCGCGAATGGTATGGGCTCGGCTATACCGCCGCGCTCAAGACGCCGGACAACACGCTCGTCTTCGTCACGCCCGAGGAGATGAAGGTCATCCGCAAGGATCAGGCGGATTGCATGGGCTGCCTCAGCCAGTGCAGCTTCTCCGCCTGGGCGGATACCGAGGGCAATTCCACTGGCCGCCTCGCCGATCCGCGCAGCTTCTGCATCCAGAAGACCCTGCAGGACATCGCCCACGGCGGCGATATCGACCAGAACCTCATGTTCGCGGGCCACGCGGCCTACAAGTTCAAGCAGGATCCCTTCTACTCGAACGGCTTCGTGCCGACGGTGAAGCAGCTGGTGGACCGTATCCTGACGGGGCATTGA
- the accC gene encoding acetyl-CoA carboxylase biotin carboxylase subunit: MAIEKVLIANRGEIALRIHRACHEMGIKTVAAHSTADADAMHVRLADEAVCIGPPAATDSYLNIPNIISAAEITGADAIHPGYGFLSENARFAEIVESHNLIWIGPKPEHIRTMGDKVEAKRTAGALGLPLVPGSDGPIEDIAEAKAIAREIGYPVIIKAASGGGGRGMKVCTSEDQLETLMSQAGTEAKAAFGDATVYMEKYLGNPRHIEFQVFGDGRGNAIHLGERDCSLQRRHQKVLEEAPSPILSAAEREETGGIVAKAMADMGYRGAGTIEFLWENGKFYFIEMNTRLQVEHPVTEAITGLDLVREQIRIADGKDLTLRQEDVTFRGHAIECRINAEDPRTFAPSPGLVKGYHAPGGMNVRVDSGLYAGYRIPPYYDSMIAKLIVWGHTREGCLRRLRRALEEFVVDGPKTTIPLHQALLEDPEFQAGDYTIKWLEEWLAREEPSA, encoded by the coding sequence GTGGCCATCGAGAAGGTATTGATCGCCAATCGCGGCGAGATCGCGCTCCGCATCCACCGCGCCTGCCACGAGATGGGCATCAAGACGGTCGCGGCGCATTCCACCGCCGATGCCGATGCGATGCACGTCCGCCTCGCCGACGAGGCGGTCTGCATCGGCCCGCCGGCCGCGACCGACAGCTATCTCAACATCCCCAACATCATCTCGGCCGCCGAGATCACCGGCGCCGACGCGATCCACCCCGGCTACGGTTTCCTCTCCGAAAACGCGCGCTTCGCCGAGATCGTCGAGAGCCACAACCTCATCTGGATCGGCCCCAAGCCCGAGCATATCCGCACGATGGGCGACAAGGTGGAGGCCAAGCGCACCGCCGGCGCCCTCGGCCTGCCGCTGGTGCCGGGCTCCGACGGCCCGATCGAGGATATCGCCGAGGCCAAGGCGATCGCGCGCGAGATCGGCTATCCAGTCATCATCAAGGCGGCCTCCGGCGGCGGCGGTCGCGGCATGAAGGTGTGCACGAGCGAGGACCAGCTCGAAACCTTGATGAGCCAAGCCGGCACCGAGGCGAAGGCGGCGTTCGGCGACGCCACCGTCTACATGGAAAAATATCTCGGCAATCCGCGCCACATCGAATTTCAGGTGTTCGGCGACGGCCGGGGCAACGCCATCCATCTGGGCGAGCGCGACTGTTCGCTCCAGCGCCGCCACCAGAAGGTGCTGGAGGAAGCCCCCTCCCCCATCCTCTCCGCCGCCGAGCGCGAGGAGACGGGCGGGATCGTCGCCAAGGCCATGGCCGACATGGGCTATCGCGGCGCCGGCACGATCGAGTTCCTGTGGGAAAACGGGAAATTCTACTTCATCGAGATGAACACCCGGCTCCAGGTGGAGCATCCGGTGACCGAGGCGATCACCGGCCTCGATCTCGTCCGCGAACAGATCCGCATCGCCGACGGCAAGGATCTCACGCTCCGACAGGAGGATGTGACCTTCCGTGGCCATGCCATCGAATGTCGCATCAACGCCGAAGACCCGCGCACCTTCGCCCCTTCGCCGGGGCTGGTGAAGGGCTATCACGCGCCGGGCGGCATGAACGTGCGGGTCGATAGCGGGCTCTACGCCGGCTACCGCATCCCGCCTTATTATGATTCCATGATCGCCAAGCTGATCGTGTGGGGCCACACCCGCGAGGGCTGCCTGCGCCGGCTGCGCCGCGCGCTGGAGGAATTCGTGGTCGATGGCCCGAAGACCACCATCCCGCTGCACCAGGCGCTGCTGGAGGACCCCGAGTTCCAGGCGGGCGACTATACGATCAAATGGCTGGAGGAGTGGCTGGCGCGCGAGGAGCCCTCGGCGTGA
- a CDS encoding glutamine amidotransferase has protein sequence MKRALIIRHTPYEGIAGFRQPIEDAGYVIDRVDVTDCAFATTDFLSPDLVVAMGGPMGVHERIAYPWIDCEVNRLSIRIGRGLPTLGVCLGAQMVAAALGAKVYPGPVREVGFAPVQLTDAGAASPLRHIADVPVLHWHGDTFDVPDNVEVLARTASYVQGFRRGRHLLALQCHPEMGEDPRIDAWLRDEAYVESAGTTVAALRADYEALGPATVRAGRRLIAEWLAGLE, from the coding sequence ATGAAACGCGCGCTCATCATCCGCCACACCCCCTATGAAGGGATCGCCGGCTTCCGCCAGCCGATCGAGGATGCGGGCTATGTGATCGATCGGGTGGACGTCACCGATTGCGCCTTCGCCACCACCGATTTCCTCTCGCCCGATCTGGTCGTGGCGATGGGCGGGCCGATGGGGGTGCATGAGCGGATCGCCTATCCCTGGATCGATTGCGAGGTGAACCGCCTGTCGATCCGCATCGGGCGCGGCCTGCCGACGCTCGGTGTGTGCCTCGGCGCGCAGATGGTCGCGGCGGCGCTGGGCGCGAAAGTCTATCCGGGGCCGGTGCGAGAGGTTGGCTTCGCGCCCGTCCAGCTCACCGACGCGGGCGCCGCCTCGCCCCTGCGCCACATCGCCGACGTGCCGGTGCTGCACTGGCATGGCGACACGTTCGACGTGCCCGACAATGTCGAGGTGCTGGCCCGCACCGCCTCTTATGTGCAGGGCTTCCGGCGTGGTCGCCACCTGCTGGCGCTGCAATGCCACCCGGAGATGGGCGAAGACCCGCGGATCGACGCCTGGCTGCGCGACGAAGCCTATGTCGAATCCGCCGGTACGACGGTCGCGGCGCTGCGGGCGGATTACGAGGCGCTTGGCCCCGCGACGGTACGGGCCGGCCGCCGGCTGATCGCCGAATGGCTGGCGGGGCTGGAGTGA
- the arsC gene encoding arsenate reductase (glutaredoxin) (This arsenate reductase requires both glutathione and glutaredoxin to convert arsenate to arsenite, after which the efflux transporter formed by ArsA and ArsB can extrude the arsenite from the cell, providing resistance.), which translates to MKATIFHNPRCSKSREALAILQDAGADVEIVEYLKNPPTRARLAGLYERAGIRPRDGLRKAEDGAKALKDASDDAILDAMAADPILIERPLVETEKGVRLGRPPGAVRQIL; encoded by the coding sequence GTGAAGGCCACCATTTTCCACAATCCGCGCTGCTCCAAATCGCGCGAGGCGCTGGCGATCCTTCAGGACGCCGGCGCCGATGTGGAGATCGTGGAATATCTGAAGAATCCACCCACGCGGGCGCGACTCGCCGGCCTCTACGAGCGGGCGGGAATTAGGCCGCGTGACGGGCTGCGAAAGGCGGAGGACGGCGCGAAGGCGCTCAAGGATGCCAGCGACGACGCCATATTGGATGCGATGGCCGCCGATCCGATCCTGATCGAGCGGCCGCTGGTCGAAACCGAAAAGGGCGTAAGACTGGGCCGCCCGCCCGGAGCCGTGCGCCAGATATTGTAG
- a CDS encoding alpha/beta fold hydrolase, giving the protein MAGYSDGIWWSHDGLRLHYRDYPGSDDKAPLICIPGLTRNARDFAGFAERFSGRRRIIAVDLRGRGESAYAKDPMTYVPLTYVRDLEALVVELKLERFGIVGTSLGGLIAMVMAATDAKRLAGVVLNDVGPVLDPIGLARIRTYVGKGSTWPTWMHAARYLQEGHGDVYPDYEIDDWIAMAKRQAKLTPAGRVVLDYDMKIAEPFRAANADAPVDMWPVAAALGAVPVLVVRGERSDILSAAIADEMAARIPTVELATIARVGHTPTLDEPDAVAALEAFLARID; this is encoded by the coding sequence ATGGCGGGTTACAGCGACGGCATCTGGTGGTCACATGATGGCCTGCGCCTCCATTATCGCGACTATCCGGGGTCGGATGACAAGGCCCCGCTGATCTGCATCCCCGGCCTCACCCGCAACGCGCGCGACTTCGCGGGCTTCGCCGAGCGTTTCTCGGGCCGGCGGCGGATCATCGCGGTCGATCTGCGCGGGCGGGGCGAGAGCGCCTATGCGAAAGACCCGATGACCTATGTGCCGCTCACCTATGTGCGCGATCTGGAGGCGCTGGTCGTCGAGCTGAAGCTGGAGCGGTTTGGCATCGTCGGCACCTCGCTCGGCGGGCTGATCGCGATGGTGATGGCCGCGACCGACGCCAAGCGGCTGGCCGGCGTGGTGCTCAATGACGTCGGCCCGGTGCTGGACCCGATCGGTCTCGCCCGCATCCGCACCTATGTCGGCAAGGGATCGACCTGGCCGACCTGGATGCACGCCGCCCGCTATCTTCAGGAGGGCCATGGCGACGTCTATCCCGATTACGAGATCGACGACTGGATCGCGATGGCCAAACGCCAGGCCAAATTGACCCCCGCCGGCCGGGTGGTGCTGGATTACGACATGAAGATCGCCGAGCCGTTCCGCGCGGCCAATGCCGATGCGCCGGTCGATATGTGGCCGGTCGCGGCGGCGCTGGGGGCGGTGCCGGTGCTGGTGGTGCGCGGCGAGCGATCCGATATCCTGTCGGCCGCCATCGCCGACGAAATGGCCGCGCGCATCCCCACCGTGGAACTCGCGACCATCGCCCGCGTCGGCCACACCCCCACGCTCGACGAGCCCGATGCGGTGGCGGCGCTGGAAGCCTTCCTCGCCCGGATCGACTGA
- the accB gene encoding acetyl-CoA carboxylase biotin carboxyl carrier protein — protein sequence MADNIATPMQVDPEFIRKLALLLDETQLTEIEVEDGDRKVRVARKPAQVVAGGAMQAAAPAPVAAPVAAAPAAPAPVADPAAHAGAVRSPMVGTAYLSSAPGSPAFVSPGKQVAAGDTLLIVEAMKVMNPIVAPRAGTVKLVLVDNGQPVEFDQPLVIVE from the coding sequence ATGGCCGATAACATTGCCACCCCGATGCAGGTGGACCCGGAATTCATTCGCAAGCTGGCGCTGCTGCTCGACGAGACGCAGCTGACCGAAATCGAGGTCGAGGACGGCGACCGCAAGGTGCGCGTCGCGCGCAAGCCCGCGCAGGTCGTGGCCGGCGGCGCGATGCAGGCCGCCGCCCCCGCGCCCGTCGCGGCCCCCGTGGCGGCGGCCCCCGCCGCGCCCGCGCCCGTCGCCGATCCGGCGGCCCATGCCGGCGCGGTGCGCTCGCCGATGGTGGGCACGGCCTATCTCTCGTCGGCGCCCGGCTCGCCCGCGTTCGTTTCGCCCGGCAAGCAGGTCGCCGCCGGCGACACGCTGCTGATCGTGGAAGCGATGAAGGTGATGAACCCGATCGTCGCGCCCCGGGCGGGCACGGTGAAGCTGGTGCTGGTCGACAACGGCCAGCCGGTGGAATTCGATCAGCCGCTCGTGATCGTCGAGTAA
- a CDS encoding DUF934 domain-containing protein, with protein MSDGLRFRTDEPHEEPAVTLDAFLGETNATAVRLESDEDPRALLPMLDRLSLIEVAFPKFRDGRGYSAGRILREAGYTGELRAQGDVLVDQIPLMRRCGFDSFAPQAAIDPEVLQRSLDRYDLAYQGAADPTVPVWKRRHG; from the coding sequence ATGTCTGATGGCCTCCGCTTCCGCACCGACGAGCCGCACGAGGAGCCGGCGGTGACGCTCGACGCCTTTCTCGGCGAAACCAACGCCACCGCCGTGCGGCTGGAATCCGATGAGGATCCGCGCGCCTTGCTGCCGATGCTCGATCGGCTGTCGCTGATCGAGGTGGCTTTCCCCAAGTTCCGCGACGGGCGGGGCTATTCGGCCGGGCGTATCCTGCGTGAAGCCGGCTATACGGGCGAATTGCGCGCGCAGGGCGACGTCCTGGTCGATCAGATTCCGCTGATGCGCCGTTGCGGCTTCGACAGTTTCGCGCCCCAGGCCGCGATCGACCCGGAGGTGCTGCAACGATCCCTCGACCGCTACGACCTCGCCTATCAGGGTGCCGCCGACCCGACCGTGCCGGTGTGGAAACGCCGTCATGGGTGA